In Nitrospira sp., one genomic interval encodes:
- a CDS encoding response regulator, whose protein sequence is MRTQASQDPRGEKPSVLVVDDETGPRDALKVILRPFFTIYTADNARSALHVLKEQHIDLITLDQKLPDRQGLDLLQDIKQDYADIEVIIITGYGSLTSAMEGIRHGAAGYLLKPFNVTELITLINQTLEKKHRLDYLRSFLKLSTALWGTEAETVQAWKDLRANYFAGKAVPDAASSGDDVAVLIPLLSDLLEAKDRQLLNHSSRVSFYASLLANQLNLSHAEQKALALGAFLHDVGKLRVPDYKYSAQEDEAVTDQTPAGKHGEIGAKMLRPLGFPAEVGDIVAYHHERFDGAQSPQGLHGENIPLLARIVAIAQAFDNLTVDLPGHQPCAIEEAILRITQRAGTQFDPRLTEIFARVVRECKSSLPALAIATAPAGSPAS, encoded by the coding sequence GTGAGAACTCAGGCATCACAGGATCCCCGAGGCGAAAAGCCTTCCGTTCTGGTCGTCGACGACGAAACGGGGCCGCGCGATGCGCTCAAGGTCATCCTCCGTCCGTTTTTCACAATTTATACCGCAGACAATGCCAGATCCGCGCTTCACGTGCTGAAAGAACAGCACATCGACCTCATCACATTGGACCAAAAACTGCCGGACCGGCAGGGGCTCGATTTACTTCAGGATATCAAGCAGGACTACGCCGACATTGAAGTCATTATCATCACCGGCTACGGCAGCCTGACCTCGGCGATGGAAGGCATTCGCCATGGGGCGGCAGGATACCTGTTGAAACCATTCAACGTGACCGAGCTCATCACGTTGATCAATCAGACGCTGGAGAAGAAACATCGGCTGGATTACCTTCGATCATTTTTAAAGCTATCCACGGCCTTGTGGGGCACAGAGGCTGAAACGGTTCAGGCGTGGAAAGACCTACGCGCCAATTACTTCGCAGGGAAAGCGGTTCCGGATGCCGCCTCGTCCGGCGACGACGTCGCCGTGCTGATTCCTTTGCTGTCGGATCTCCTGGAAGCCAAAGATCGTCAACTGTTGAACCATAGTAGCCGCGTCAGTTTTTATGCCTCGCTCCTGGCCAACCAATTGAATCTCTCCCACGCCGAACAGAAGGCCCTCGCGCTGGGCGCTTTTCTGCATGACGTTGGAAAACTACGTGTCCCTGATTACAAATATTCGGCCCAGGAGGATGAGGCCGTAACAGATCAGACACCGGCCGGAAAGCATGGTGAGATCGGTGCCAAGATGCTCCGCCCGCTTGGATTCCCGGCCGAGGTAGGCGACATCGTCGCCTATCACCACGAACGCTTTGACGGAGCACAGAGCCCGCAGGGATTGCACGGTGAGAACATTCCGCTGCTCGCACGGATCGTCGCGATCGCCCAAGCCTTCGACAACCTGACGGTGGACCTCCCCGGCCATCAGCCGTGTGCTATCGAAGAGGCAATCCTGCGCATTACTCAACGGGCCGGCACTCAGTTCGATCCGAGACTCACGGAGATCTTTGCCCGGGTCGTGCGAGAATGCAAATCTTCACTGCCCGCGCTGGCGATCGCCACCGCCCCTGCCGGCTCTCCCGCCTCCTAA
- the recN gene encoding DNA repair protein RecN: protein MLTELRIVNFGVIEQLTVQFDSGFIVFTGETGAGKSLLIDAVTLLVGGRASSDHIRAQAEEADLQGAFVLPPGHAILRLLVQKGFARSGDRDILVRRVISRTGRNRTYLNGNLCPVHVLEELGGALVDVHGQHDQQSLLSSAAQLSALDSFGRLQPLRREYETAYDTWRERTAEYERLTLQIAQRREREELLRFQFQEISEARVEAGEEVCLEQERPRLVHSQQLGDLAEQVHELLYGGEQGIVGQLAAARKALAKMQAIDDTTAEWTRALDEVAVPLREVADQIRRYRDRIDSNPARLAEIEQRLDRLHRLTKKYGGSVEALLSLQDTLRSQLAQLDGADASLEELDRSVGRDLRRLQELGAQLTRQRREAARQLTGQVTKELGALRMERTHFDIEVSPLSDGTGFGPVGRDVVAFLFSANPGEPLKPLSRVVSGGELSRVMLALKTVLAETDQVPILIFDEVDAGVGGAVAEVMGARLRELSQHHQVLCVTHLPQVASQAHVHFLVRKQVRQNRTVTEARLLTPLEREEEVARMLAGVTVTKNARAAAAEMIGNVKGQRSRSS, encoded by the coding sequence ATGCTGACCGAGCTACGCATTGTCAATTTCGGCGTAATCGAGCAGTTAACCGTTCAATTCGACTCCGGTTTCATCGTCTTTACCGGTGAAACCGGAGCCGGTAAGTCCCTCCTCATTGATGCCGTGACCTTGCTTGTCGGCGGGCGCGCTTCCAGCGATCACATCCGCGCCCAGGCCGAAGAAGCGGATCTCCAAGGGGCCTTTGTCCTCCCTCCCGGCCACGCGATTCTCCGGCTGCTCGTGCAGAAGGGATTCGCCCGTTCCGGCGACCGAGACATCCTGGTACGGCGCGTCATCTCCAGAACCGGTCGAAATCGAACTTATCTCAACGGCAATCTCTGTCCGGTCCACGTGTTGGAAGAGTTGGGCGGTGCGTTGGTGGATGTGCATGGACAGCATGATCAACAATCCCTCTTGTCCTCGGCCGCACAACTGAGTGCGCTGGATTCTTTCGGCCGTTTGCAGCCTCTTCGCCGGGAGTATGAGACTGCGTACGACACCTGGCGCGAACGTACGGCCGAATACGAGCGGCTGACCCTGCAGATCGCGCAGCGTCGCGAGCGGGAAGAGCTGTTACGCTTTCAGTTTCAAGAAATTTCGGAGGCGAGGGTTGAGGCAGGGGAAGAGGTGTGCCTAGAGCAGGAACGACCGCGATTGGTGCATAGTCAGCAGCTCGGTGATTTGGCGGAGCAGGTGCACGAGCTTCTGTATGGCGGGGAACAGGGGATCGTGGGCCAGCTGGCTGCGGCGCGCAAAGCGCTGGCGAAGATGCAGGCCATTGATGATACGACGGCAGAATGGACGAGGGCGTTGGATGAGGTTGCGGTACCGTTGCGCGAGGTGGCGGACCAAATCCGCCGCTACCGAGACCGCATCGACTCAAATCCGGCGCGTCTCGCGGAAATCGAACAGCGGCTCGATCGGCTGCACCGCCTGACGAAGAAATATGGGGGCTCGGTGGAGGCGCTGCTGTCGTTGCAGGACACGCTGCGTAGTCAATTGGCGCAATTGGATGGGGCGGACGCCTCACTAGAGGAATTGGACCGCTCGGTGGGGCGGGACTTGCGCCGGCTTCAGGAGCTCGGTGCGCAGCTGACGCGTCAACGACGGGAGGCCGCCAGGCAATTGACGGGACAGGTGACAAAGGAATTGGGCGCATTGCGGATGGAGCGGACCCACTTTGACATAGAGGTCTCGCCCTTGTCCGACGGCACAGGTTTCGGGCCGGTCGGCCGGGATGTGGTGGCGTTCCTGTTTTCGGCAAATCCCGGCGAGCCGCTCAAACCGTTGTCACGGGTTGTTTCAGGAGGTGAGCTTTCTCGGGTCATGTTGGCGTTGAAGACTGTGCTGGCGGAGACTGATCAAGTACCGATTCTGATTTTCGACGAGGTCGATGCCGGCGTGGGCGGAGCCGTTGCGGAGGTGATGGGGGCTCGTCTTCGCGAGCTCAGTCAACACCATCAGGTGTTGTGCGTGACCCACTTGCCACAGGTGGCATCTCAGGCCCATGTGCATTTCCTGGTGCGGAAACAGGTTCGCCAGAATCGGACCGTGACGGAGGCGCGCTTGTTGACGCCCCTCGAACGAGAGGAAGAGGTGGCGCGCATGCTGGCAGGTGTGACGGTGACGAAAAACGCGCGTGCGGCGGCCGCCGAGATGATCGGCAATGTGAAGGGCCAGCGGTCTCGGTCGAGTTAG
- the trxA gene encoding thioredoxin produces the protein MAGDALKVTDTTWDEDVMKSSELVMVDFWAVWCGPCQMVAPIVDELAKEYAGKLKVRKLNTDENPEIAGRYQVMSIPTILFFKNGQAVERLVGARPKRQFKETIDQLLAQHSGSA, from the coding sequence GTGGCAGGTGATGCATTGAAAGTGACCGATACGACTTGGGACGAGGATGTCATGAAGTCGTCCGAGTTGGTGATGGTGGATTTTTGGGCCGTGTGGTGTGGACCGTGCCAGATGGTCGCCCCGATCGTCGATGAGTTGGCGAAGGAGTATGCGGGGAAATTGAAGGTCCGCAAACTCAATACCGACGAAAATCCGGAGATTGCCGGACGATATCAAGTGATGAGCATTCCAACGATTTTGTTCTTCAAGAATGGGCAGGCCGTGGAGCGATTAGTGGGGGCGCGACCCAAGCGTCAGTTCAAGGAAACCATCGACCAGCTGTTGGCTCAACATTCGGGCTCCGCATAA
- a CDS encoding sigma-54-dependent Fis family transcriptional regulator has product MKKRVLLVDDEPRVRASLKTVLEPTYDILEAADAAEGLQVFKKDTPNLVLLDVVLPGTDGLAALQSMRAEDHSVPVIMLTGTKSVKTAVDAMKLGAADYLSKPFDVEELRIVVDRAMNSRELEREVRQLRAQVAQRYAFHNLIGKSPAMQEIYAKIEQVADSRTTVLVTGESGTGKELVAKAIHYNSGRKERPFVALNCAALPETLIESELFGHEKGSFTDATARRVGQFELAHTGTLFLDEIGDLSPTTQAKLLRVLQEREFTRIGGVQSIKVDVRIVAATNKNLDEMVRKGQFREDLYYRINVIALYLPPLRERGEDIPLLAKHFLAKRIEEEHRAPQEFTKDALELLSRYPWPGNVREMENIIEQAFIWSKGSQTITPEHLPNILRTDIRSTSLRDDTLAGRLSLEKAVMEFERDIILDALKRTNYVQTHAAAMLGISRRMLKYRMDTLGISRPDNGPVTDTAATQE; this is encoded by the coding sequence ATGAAAAAACGAGTACTGCTTGTGGATGACGAGCCGCGCGTTCGCGCTTCATTGAAGACCGTGCTGGAACCGACCTATGACATTCTTGAGGCCGCGGATGCGGCGGAAGGCCTTCAGGTCTTCAAAAAAGACACTCCCAATTTGGTACTGCTCGATGTCGTCTTGCCTGGCACGGACGGGCTGGCGGCGCTCCAGTCGATGCGAGCCGAAGATCACTCGGTTCCCGTGATCATGTTGACCGGCACCAAATCGGTCAAGACCGCGGTCGATGCCATGAAACTGGGAGCTGCGGACTACCTGTCCAAGCCCTTTGACGTCGAAGAACTACGGATCGTCGTTGATCGCGCGATGAACAGCCGTGAACTGGAGCGAGAGGTTCGGCAGCTGCGCGCGCAGGTTGCGCAACGCTATGCCTTTCACAACCTGATCGGCAAGAGTCCGGCCATGCAGGAAATTTATGCCAAAATCGAACAGGTGGCCGATAGCCGGACGACGGTGCTGGTGACCGGCGAAAGCGGAACCGGAAAGGAACTCGTCGCCAAGGCCATCCACTATAACAGTGGCAGGAAGGAACGCCCCTTCGTCGCTCTCAACTGCGCCGCCCTGCCCGAAACCTTGATCGAGAGCGAACTGTTCGGGCATGAAAAGGGCTCGTTCACCGATGCCACCGCAAGACGTGTAGGCCAGTTCGAACTGGCCCATACAGGCACGCTGTTCTTGGACGAAATCGGGGACCTGAGTCCCACCACGCAGGCCAAGCTCCTCCGCGTCTTACAGGAGCGCGAATTCACCCGAATCGGCGGCGTACAGTCCATCAAGGTCGACGTCCGTATTGTCGCGGCCACTAACAAAAACCTGGACGAGATGGTCCGCAAAGGGCAGTTCCGCGAGGACCTCTACTACCGCATCAATGTCATCGCCCTTTACCTACCGCCGCTGCGCGAGCGCGGCGAGGACATTCCCCTGCTGGCAAAACATTTTTTGGCGAAGCGCATCGAGGAAGAACACCGCGCCCCGCAGGAATTCACCAAGGACGCGTTGGAACTGCTGTCACGTTATCCATGGCCTGGAAACGTCCGCGAAATGGAAAATATCATCGAACAGGCGTTCATCTGGTCGAAGGGGTCGCAGACCATCACCCCCGAACACCTTCCCAACATCCTACGTACCGACATCAGATCCACCTCCCTACGGGACGACACACTGGCTGGACGCCTTTCCCTGGAAAAGGCGGTGATGGAGTTCGAACGGGACATCATTCTGGACGCCTTGAAGCGTACGAACTACGTACAGACCCATGCGGCGGCCATGCTGGGCATCAGTCGTCGCATGTTGAAGTACCGCATGGATACGTTGGGAATCAGCCGGCCAGACAACGGGCCGGTTACGGACACTGCGGCGACGCAGGAATGA
- a CDS encoding urease accessory protein, with product MFDSQTLTMLGLGFVLGLRHALDADHLAALSTVLAERPSVHASTSVGFFWGLGHTLMLLCVGTVLLALNLTIPNSLATAFEFAVGIMLVALGLSLGRRIYREQWHLHQHEHDGRAHVHLHSHHLQHDHAHRHWFHGSMRPLLIGMAHGLAGSAALMLMLLSTVTGLGQGIGYIAVFGAGSILGMVVMGAVLSLPVVCSLAVGPHAYRIVQGVACLASIGLGVVMMVRIGWGGGWT from the coding sequence ATGTTCGACTCTCAGACCCTGACCATGCTTGGGCTCGGTTTCGTGCTGGGGCTGCGCCATGCCCTGGACGCCGACCATCTGGCCGCCCTGTCGACGGTCCTTGCCGAGCGTCCGTCGGTGCACGCGTCGACTTCCGTCGGGTTCTTCTGGGGCCTTGGCCATACGCTTATGCTTCTCTGTGTCGGTACGGTGCTTTTGGCGCTGAACCTGACCATTCCGAACTCGCTCGCCACAGCCTTCGAGTTTGCCGTGGGGATCATGTTGGTGGCGCTCGGGCTTTCACTGGGTCGCCGGATCTACCGGGAACAGTGGCACCTGCATCAGCATGAGCACGATGGCCGCGCGCACGTGCACCTCCATAGCCATCACCTGCAGCACGACCATGCCCATCGCCATTGGTTTCACGGTTCGATGCGTCCATTGTTGATCGGCATGGCCCACGGTCTCGCCGGTTCCGCGGCGCTCATGTTGATGCTGTTGTCCACGGTGACGGGACTGGGGCAGGGCATCGGGTATATCGCCGTGTTCGGAGCTGGGTCGATTCTCGGCATGGTGGTGATGGGTGCGGTCTTGAGTCTGCCGGTCGTCTGTTCTCTGGCGGTCGGGCCACATGCCTACCGAATCGTGCAGGGTGTGGCCTGCCTGGCGAGCATCGGGCTGGGAGTGGTGATGATGGTGCGGATCGGCTGGGGCGGCGGGTGGACCTAG
- a CDS encoding bifunctional folylpolyglutamate synthase/dihydrofolate synthase has protein sequence MTYSETVAFLYGLQLHGVKLGLETIRALLTRVGEPHRRYPVIHIGGTNGKGSTAALTASVLQAADYRVGLYTSPHLIDFRERIRVGGAMIPEARVSAIVEALRAASAPDLAPTFFEFTTALAFLYFAEEQVDVAVLEVGLGGRFDATNVVEPLATAITTIGLDHEAYLGSTFEAIAFEKAGIMKPAIPVVIGRIGGPARQVIEAEASARRAPLVALDRDFRYQGRSTTDCAYLGMAHRYEHLSCPLRGRFQLDNLACALALIELVGDRELVVSEHAVRQGVRQVAWEGRLEVVGEASTILLDGAHNPAASAVLADYLAEYRQARPGIRVCLVFGMMRDKHPREFLAPLLPLVDRIILTQADLPRAISGSELHALLREYCPTAQVAATPADACVLAKRWAGPSDLICVTGSLMLVGDIKAHLRGCSLSPVRG, from the coding sequence ATGACCTATTCCGAGACGGTGGCGTTTCTCTATGGCTTGCAGCTGCATGGCGTGAAGTTGGGGCTGGAGACGATTCGCGCCTTGCTCACGCGCGTGGGTGAGCCCCATCGTCGGTATCCGGTGATCCACATCGGCGGGACGAACGGCAAGGGGTCGACCGCGGCCTTGACGGCGTCCGTGCTGCAGGCCGCCGACTACCGGGTTGGACTCTACACCTCGCCGCATCTGATCGACTTTCGCGAACGGATTCGTGTCGGCGGCGCCATGATTCCCGAGGCTCGTGTCAGCGCCATCGTGGAGGCCTTGCGCGCAGCCTCGGCTCCTGATTTGGCCCCGACCTTCTTCGAGTTCACCACGGCGTTGGCGTTCCTCTACTTTGCGGAAGAGCAGGTCGATGTGGCGGTCTTGGAGGTCGGGTTAGGCGGGCGGTTCGATGCGACCAATGTCGTCGAGCCCCTGGCGACCGCGATCACCACGATCGGTTTGGATCACGAGGCGTACCTTGGCTCCACGTTCGAGGCCATCGCCTTTGAAAAGGCCGGAATCATGAAACCGGCAATCCCGGTTGTGATCGGCCGCATTGGGGGCCCCGCTCGCCAGGTCATTGAGGCGGAGGCGTCGGCCCGTCGCGCCCCCCTGGTTGCGTTGGACCGTGACTTCCGCTACCAGGGCCGATCGACGACGGATTGTGCGTATCTCGGTATGGCCCATCGATATGAGCACCTGTCCTGTCCGTTGCGGGGGCGGTTTCAACTCGACAATCTGGCCTGCGCCCTGGCCTTGATCGAACTGGTTGGTGATCGAGAACTGGTGGTGTCTGAGCATGCCGTGCGCCAGGGGGTACGGCAGGTGGCTTGGGAGGGTCGGCTGGAGGTCGTGGGCGAGGCCTCGACGATCTTGCTCGATGGTGCCCACAACCCGGCCGCTTCGGCGGTGCTTGCTGACTATCTGGCCGAATATCGGCAGGCGAGGCCTGGCATAAGGGTCTGCCTGGTATTCGGCATGATGCGTGACAAACATCCGCGCGAGTTCTTGGCTCCGCTGCTGCCGCTCGTCGATCGGATCATTTTGACCCAGGCGGACCTGCCGCGCGCCATATCCGGTTCTGAGCTGCATGCGCTGCTTCGTGAGTATTGTCCCACTGCTCAGGTGGCGGCAACGCCGGCGGATGCCTGCGTCCTGGCCAAGCGTTGGGCAGGACCATCCGATCTCATTTGTGTCACCGGGTCTCTGATGCTGGTCGGCGACATCAAGGCCCATCTCCGAGGGTGCTCCCTCTCACCAGTTCGTGGTTGA
- a CDS encoding 3',5'-cyclic-nucleotide phosphodiesterase, whose translation MKVRVLGCHGSAQLVEGECGPVPCGTCGFLVNDSVVVDAGTIGSRLYLDEQRRIRVVLLTHLHFDHLRELPTLADNLVGETDAPVIIASIPEVLEGLRKHVFNGAVYPDFFRLPAPDRPVLTMHALQPGREDRLADLGVTPIRVNHVVPTVGFLLRDGHRTLLYSGDTYVTDELWRVAKVEAGLAAAFIETSFPNELDDLARAAKHLTPQLLAGELAKLDRPQVPVYAYHLKPRFRERIGQELKDLGIEGLSVLEEGQTLLL comes from the coding sequence ATGAAGGTTCGGGTCTTGGGATGTCACGGCTCGGCGCAGCTGGTGGAAGGGGAGTGCGGCCCCGTGCCCTGTGGGACCTGCGGCTTCCTGGTGAACGACAGTGTGGTGGTGGATGCCGGGACGATCGGGTCGCGGTTGTATCTCGACGAACAGCGGCGCATCCGGGTCGTCCTGCTGACACACCTGCATTTCGACCACCTTCGTGAGTTGCCCACGCTGGCGGATAATTTGGTCGGTGAGACGGATGCCCCGGTCATCATCGCCTCCATTCCCGAGGTGCTTGAGGGGTTACGGAAACATGTATTCAACGGCGCGGTGTATCCCGACTTTTTTCGTCTCCCCGCGCCGGACCGACCGGTGTTGACCATGCATGCCCTTCAGCCTGGCCGGGAGGATCGGTTGGCGGACTTGGGTGTGACGCCGATTCGCGTGAACCATGTCGTGCCGACTGTGGGCTTTCTCCTCCGTGATGGTCATCGGACGCTGTTGTACAGCGGAGATACCTATGTCACCGACGAATTGTGGCGGGTGGCCAAGGTGGAGGCGGGCCTCGCGGCGGCTTTTATTGAAACATCGTTCCCTAACGAGTTGGATGACCTGGCCAGGGCGGCCAAACATTTGACCCCGCAGTTGTTGGCCGGGGAGTTGGCCAAATTGGACCGGCCGCAGGTGCCGGTCTACGCCTACCACTTGAAACCGCGGTTTCGCGAGCGTATCGGCCAGGAACTCAAGGATCTGGGCATCGAGGGGTTGTCCGTGCTGGAAGAGGGCCAGACCCTCCTACTATAG
- a CDS encoding acetyl-CoA carboxylase carboxyltransferase subunit beta: protein MAWFKKGKTQEPEPPKRSKATEGMWLKCNHCREIVYRKEVDRNNKVCPKCEYHFPISVLERINLLVDLGTFKEWDAELEPQDPLSFQDTRSYKDRIKSQQEKTGRKDAMVIGQGAINGRKVALCVFDFGFMGGSMGSVVGEKICRAVDRALDARLPLILVTASGGARMQEGILSLMQMAKTSAAVAKLGEAKLPFISILADPTFGGVTASIAMLGDVIIAEPKALIGFAGPRVIEQTIKQQLPDQFQRAEFLLDHGMIDMIVERKQLKEAVSTLVGHF, encoded by the coding sequence ATGGCGTGGTTTAAAAAAGGAAAGACCCAAGAGCCGGAGCCTCCGAAGCGATCCAAGGCGACGGAGGGGATGTGGTTGAAGTGCAACCACTGCCGGGAGATCGTGTACCGGAAGGAAGTGGATCGCAATAACAAGGTCTGTCCGAAGTGCGAATACCACTTCCCGATCTCGGTCCTCGAGCGGATCAATCTGCTGGTCGATCTGGGCACGTTCAAGGAGTGGGACGCCGAACTGGAGCCGCAAGATCCCTTGTCCTTCCAGGATACGCGTTCCTACAAGGACCGCATCAAGTCCCAGCAGGAGAAGACCGGCCGCAAAGACGCCATGGTCATTGGCCAGGGGGCTATCAACGGGCGCAAGGTGGCGCTCTGCGTCTTTGACTTCGGGTTTATGGGTGGCAGCATGGGGTCGGTGGTGGGTGAGAAAATTTGCCGCGCCGTCGATCGCGCGCTCGACGCGCGGCTGCCCCTCATTCTCGTGACGGCGTCGGGTGGGGCCCGCATGCAGGAAGGTATCCTCTCGCTCATGCAGATGGCCAAGACCTCCGCGGCGGTGGCCAAGTTGGGCGAGGCCAAACTGCCGTTCATCTCGATCCTGGCCGATCCGACATTCGGGGGCGTGACGGCCAGCATTGCGATGCTGGGCGACGTGATCATCGCGGAGCCGAAGGCCCTGATCGGCTTTGCCGGTCCACGAGTCATCGAGCAAACGATCAAACAACAACTACCCGACCAGTTTCAGCGTGCGGAATTTCTGCTCGACCATGGGATGATCGACATGATCGTCGAGCGCAAGCAGTTGAAAGAGGCAGTCAGCACGCTGGTCGGCCACTTCTAG
- a CDS encoding LPS-assembly protein LptD codes for MTAPSPTNQRLHVTAERIDHLQEQDVYEADGSVVVTQGPFRLTADHVTIKTLPGTLVATGHVHLTDPNSDLKSERLELNVNTEAGVVTHGSMYIRPSNSFFTGRVIRRLSEDHYRIKEGTFTNCDAKDGEIPAWRFKFDDLDVNTGESIAMKGAWLCMRDTPIIPVPTLTYPLSHRRSGFLIPTPGYDNRFGLHYQQGYFWAINPSQDMTISPSYYSNLGYGSDLLYRYYLDRRSRGQWFASFLQQTQLPNVSGVDQTASDERRLRGMITGQHVQQVTETLLVRGQASFVSDRQYLQQLSNSGAQRASPSGESTLLATQRLPYGSAYFLGQYLQPLNFGGPDTFQRLPEVGYVLPNTAPFGMPFLLNLDSNFVNFYRERGFAVNRMDVMPGITTDVIDVGHVVGLTPHFKFKEVYYTRGIEEASPLHRETFWAAVDATSRLSRRFSGSDGGSFLHTIEPSVMYEYVPGSDQSKIAQIDQVDDIPKKNLLTYALRTRLLEHQINGQSFNWLDLTLAQSYHVGAVQTRAREFTPGVLPFLGSLTQPLQPATVEVQGRKMSDLWMRAVIGNTAPEFFRPPRLDNTLGQNVAGGQILPPTNSYLTVDAFLDPYRGTFSQWNTDLRVQQSNYWYVEVGQRYSRDGNRVRRGDIWNPISFNEVYAPTDEIQFVTAGGGFRTPWGWTVGAKGYYDVKGGRSPEYDVVALYQNPCKCWSLGLYYLQFPDRQSYSFMLSMTGIGWTENFGTIVARTILGPLLVGDRGLPWAAPGGPYGRTTSGLPAQEMPMGRY; via the coding sequence GTGACGGCCCCGTCGCCGACCAATCAACGGCTCCATGTGACGGCCGAACGCATCGATCATCTTCAAGAACAAGACGTCTATGAGGCGGATGGGTCGGTCGTCGTGACGCAAGGTCCTTTTCGGTTGACGGCGGACCATGTGACGATCAAAACCTTGCCGGGCACCCTGGTCGCCACGGGCCATGTGCACCTGACGGACCCCAATTCCGATTTGAAGTCGGAACGGCTGGAGTTAAACGTGAATACGGAGGCGGGGGTCGTCACCCACGGGTCGATGTACATCAGACCCAGCAATTCGTTTTTCACGGGGCGCGTGATCCGACGGTTGTCCGAAGATCACTACCGCATCAAAGAGGGCACGTTCACCAACTGCGATGCGAAGGACGGCGAAATTCCCGCCTGGCGCTTCAAATTCGACGATCTGGATGTGAATACCGGTGAGAGTATTGCGATGAAAGGAGCGTGGCTCTGCATGCGCGATACGCCGATCATTCCCGTGCCGACCCTGACCTATCCGCTCAGCCATCGACGTAGCGGCTTTCTGATCCCGACGCCGGGATACGACAATCGGTTCGGGTTGCATTATCAGCAGGGGTATTTCTGGGCAATCAATCCCAGCCAGGACATGACCATCTCGCCGTCTTACTATTCGAACCTCGGGTACGGCAGCGACCTGCTATATCGTTATTACCTGGATCGACGGTCGCGAGGTCAATGGTTCGCGAGCTTCCTGCAACAAACCCAGCTGCCCAATGTGTCGGGAGTGGATCAAACCGCCTCCGATGAACGGCGGTTGCGGGGGATGATTACCGGCCAGCACGTGCAGCAGGTTACGGAGACGCTCCTGGTCCGCGGCCAGGCGTCGTTTGTGTCGGATCGGCAGTACTTGCAACAACTCAGCAATTCGGGCGCGCAGCGAGCCTCGCCCAGCGGCGAATCGACATTACTGGCCACCCAGCGTCTTCCCTACGGCAGCGCCTACTTCCTCGGGCAATATCTCCAGCCGCTCAATTTCGGCGGCCCCGATACGTTCCAGCGGCTGCCCGAGGTCGGGTATGTGTTGCCGAATACTGCGCCGTTCGGCATGCCGTTCCTGTTGAACCTCGACAGCAACTTCGTGAACTTTTATCGCGAACGGGGCTTTGCTGTGAACCGGATGGATGTGATGCCGGGCATTACCACCGATGTCATCGATGTCGGGCATGTGGTCGGCCTGACCCCGCATTTCAAATTCAAGGAGGTGTACTACACGCGCGGCATAGAAGAAGCGAGTCCCCTGCATCGAGAGACCTTCTGGGCTGCGGTGGATGCGACGTCGAGGTTGAGCCGTCGCTTCTCCGGAAGCGATGGCGGCAGCTTCCTCCATACCATCGAACCCAGCGTGATGTACGAATACGTACCGGGCAGCGACCAATCGAAAATCGCCCAGATCGACCAAGTCGACGACATTCCGAAGAAGAACCTCCTGACCTATGCTCTTCGCACGCGGTTGCTCGAGCACCAGATCAACGGGCAGAGCTTCAACTGGCTCGATCTTACCCTGGCGCAGAGTTACCATGTCGGTGCGGTTCAGACTCGTGCACGCGAATTCACCCCCGGTGTGCTGCCGTTCCTGGGTTCCTTGACACAGCCGCTGCAACCGGCGACGGTGGAGGTTCAGGGGCGTAAGATGTCGGACCTCTGGATGCGGGCGGTGATCGGGAATACGGCGCCGGAGTTTTTTCGGCCGCCTCGTCTCGACAATACACTGGGGCAAAACGTGGCCGGCGGGCAGATCCTGCCCCCGACGAATTCCTATTTGACGGTGGATGCCTTTCTGGATCCTTACCGAGGAACCTTCAGTCAGTGGAACACCGACCTTCGCGTGCAGCAGTCCAACTATTGGTATGTCGAGGTCGGTCAGCGGTACAGCCGGGATGGGAACCGTGTGCGACGAGGTGATATTTGGAATCCGATCTCGTTCAACGAAGTGTATGCGCCGACGGATGAGATCCAGTTCGTGACGGCCGGCGGCGGATTCCGCACACCCTGGGGCTGGACGGTGGGTGCGAAGGGTTATTACGATGTGAAGGGCGGCCGCAGTCCGGAGTATGATGTGGTGGCCCTCTATCAAAACCCCTGTAAGTGCTGGTCGCTGGGGTTGTATTACCTGCAGTTCCCGGATCGGCAAAGTTACTCCTTTATGTTGAGTATGACGGGCATCGGCTGGACCGAGAACTTCGGCACGATCGTGGCCAGAACGATCTTAGGGCCGTTGCTGGTCGGCGACCGTGGTTTGCCCTGGGCCGCTCCCGGTGGTCCCTATGGGCGTACCACCAGCGGCCTGCCGGCTCAGGAAATGCCGATGGGACGGTACTGA